One window of the Thunnus albacares chromosome 3, fThuAlb1.1, whole genome shotgun sequence genome contains the following:
- the LOC122979305 gene encoding E3 SUMO-protein ligase CBX4-like, with amino-acid sequence MELPAAGEHVFAVESIEKKRSRKGRVEYLVKWRGWSPKYNTWEPEENILDPRLLDAFQDRERQEQLMGYRKRGPKPKHLLLQVPSFARRSSILADLHEASLDDDSCQKTNPIQMLRPQSQQYQLNSKKHHQYQPLCREREAEQQANGKKFYYQLNSKKHHHYQPGLKVHEPMFAKPREVKAPELSNKGYNLPPVLQQKWIRDKDSGCLTKVKDITMELKKLPADLNGHKEPEKVKPKEDAPPQSNGVSSSKLKIVKNKNKNGRIVIVMSKYMENGMQAAKIKNGESETGGKPQQGTDNSVENHLEKMKLVKKLGLMNGFAKNPKDKPTLSSAGFKGDCPKEKEQSPKMEPTVTEQDKHVEVRGQGQLPADQPLQLTTKPNLVSLPLDRGVPSLTDKRGSQGGFQGLKRHLSDTGSEEHGSSKRFLSSRSVSAPNTVSSPTQSISIDQNIHQGHLGQQGCGYVDQEEPIDLRIVKSRPKTATSTVTQAETFTQLETHTQAETQTQMDTQTETQPPAETQKTVDEEKIESLSVSDHEKRKEESFPSFQPFLGNIVITDITTNCLTVTFKEYVTV; translated from the exons ATGGAGCTACCCGCCGCGGGAGAGCACGTCTTTGCGGTGGAGAGCATCGAGAAGAAGCGCAGCAGAAAG GGGAGGGTTGAGTATCTGGTCAAGTGGCGAGGATGGTCTCCCAA ATACAACACATGGGAACCAGAGGAAAACATTCTGGACCCAAGACTGCTTGATGCTTTCCAAGACAG GGAACGTCAAGAGCAGCTGATGGGATATCGCAAGAGAGGACCCAAGCCCAAGCACCTACTGCTTCAG GTCCCTTCTTTTGCCCGGAGATCCAGTATTCTAGCTGACCTTCATGAGGCATCTCTGGACGACGACAGCTGTCAGAAGACCAACCCCATTCAGATGCTCCGTCCCCAGAGCCAGCAGTACCAGCTGAACAGCAAGAAGCACCACCAGTACCAGCCGCTGTGCAGGGAGCGCGAGGCTGAGCAGCAGGCCAACGGCAAGAAGTTCTACTATCAGCTCAACAGCAAGAAGCACCACCACTACCAGCCGGGTCTTAAGGTGCACGAGCCCATGTTTGCTAAGCCCAGAGAGGTCAAGGCTCCGGAGCTGTCCAACAAGGGGTACAACCTTCCCCCTGTGCTGCAGCAAAAATGGATCCGGGACAAGGACTCTGGCTGCCTGACCAAAGTAAAGGATATCACCATGGAGCTGAAGAAGCTTCCAGCAGACCTCAACGGGCACAAAGAGCCGGAGAAGGTAAAACCCAAAGAGGACGCCCCACCGCAGTCTAatggtgtcagcagcagcaagctCAAGAtcgtgaaaaacaaaaacaagaacgGGCGGATTGTTATTGTCATGAGCAAATACATGGAAAACGGAATGCAGGCGGCTAAGATTAAAAATGGTGAATCTGAAACTGGCGGAAAACCACAGCAAGGAACAGACAACAGTGTGGAGAACCACCTCGAGAAGATGAAGCTCGTCAAAAAGCTGGGCCTCATGAATGGATTtgcaaaaaaccccaaagacaAACCAACCCTTTCCAGTGCTGGATTTAAAGGAGATTGCCCCAAAGAAAAGGAACAGTCCCCTAAGATGGAGCCAACTGTGACGGAACAGGATAAACATGTcgaggtcaggggtcaggggCAGCTTCCAGCGGATCAGCCTTTACAATTGACAACCAAGCCTAATCTGGTCTCCTTGCCTTTGGATAGGGGAGTTCCCTCCTTAACGGACAAAAGGGGAAGCCAAGGTGGATTTCAAGGACTAAAGCGACACCTCTCTGACACAGGCAGTGAGGAGCATGGGAGTAGTAAGAGGTTTTTGAGCTCCAGGAGTGTCAGTGCTCCTAACACGGTATCTTCGCCCACCCAAAGCATCAGCATAGACCAAAACATTCACCAGGGTCACCTTGGACAGCAGGGCTGTGGGTATGTAGACCAAGAGGAACCCATTGACTTGAGAATTGTGAAGTCCAGGCCTAAAACTGCAACTTCCACAGTGACTCAGGCTGAAACTTTCACACAacttgaaacacacacacaagctgaaacacaaacacagatggacacacaaacagaaactcaGCCCCCGgctgaaacacaaaaaactgttGATGAGGAGAAAATCGAGTCACTGTCTGTTTCTGACCacgaaaaaagaaaagaagagtcATTTCCTTCTTTCCAACCTTTCCTTGGAAATATAGTCATTACAGACATTACTACGAACTGCCTCACAGTCACATTTAAGGAATATGTGACAGTTTAA